The proteins below are encoded in one region of Limnohabitans sp. 63ED37-2:
- a CDS encoding TetR/AcrR family transcriptional regulator: MTVPKPPSKVEGSPAPEAGRRVLIKGQQTKAVIIDAALGLASQIGLEGLSIGAVAEVTGMSKSGVFAHFGSREELQISVIREYHDRFEAEVFYAAMQKPRGLPRLQALFDNWMVQTSAEIDSGCIYISGAVEFDDRTGPVRDALASSVSTWQTALRRAVELAQAEGQLSRVSDAHQIAFEIHGLILALHYEARFLRNPNAADRARQGFQHILSRYADTNTLPASTSVGAAKPPKLLAEPKSRRKLDKA; this comes from the coding sequence ATGACCGTTCCAAAACCCCCCTCCAAAGTTGAAGGCTCGCCTGCGCCCGAGGCGGGCCGTCGTGTGCTCATCAAGGGCCAGCAAACCAAGGCCGTGATCATCGACGCGGCCCTGGGTTTGGCTTCGCAGATTGGCCTAGAAGGTTTGTCCATTGGCGCTGTGGCTGAAGTCACTGGCATGAGCAAGTCGGGCGTTTTTGCCCATTTTGGCTCACGCGAAGAACTCCAAATATCCGTCATCCGTGAATACCATGACCGTTTTGAGGCCGAGGTTTTCTACGCCGCCATGCAAAAACCCAGAGGTCTGCCCCGCCTGCAGGCCTTGTTTGACAACTGGATGGTGCAGACCTCGGCCGAGATCGATTCGGGATGCATCTACATCAGCGGTGCGGTCGAGTTTGACGACCGCACGGGCCCGGTGCGCGATGCCCTGGCCTCCTCGGTCTCTACCTGGCAAACCGCTTTGCGCCGGGCCGTCGAGCTGGCCCAGGCCGAAGGCCAGCTCAGCCGCGTGTCAGATGCCCATCAGATCGCCTTTGAAATCCATGGCCTGATTCTGGCGTTGCATTACGAGGCACGTTTCTTGCGCAACCCCAACGCTGCCGATCGCGCCCGCCAAGGTTTTCAGCACATTCTGTCTCGTTATGCCGACACCAACACGCTGCCCGCCTCCACGTCAGTGGGTGCGGCCAAGCCCCCCAAGTTGTTGGCAGAGCCCAAGTCCCGCCGCAAACTGGACAAGGCCTGA
- a CDS encoding PilN domain-containing protein yields the protein MMVFNLLQYPALVSQRRSIHRRWTSWAGLLAGSLVAVGVVLQVQEKQERLSQERALLDSRLQLAQNQLASDKALQAQRNTWQQQDAHLQLLIAQQRRWEALFQALLQETGPDTVQLQRLQFDAQTLELHGQAKDAQRMALARARLSLPGLAPSPEVAWMLVSMVNASVTDKELAPAALEFVWRTDWPQVGSAALSAPPVQNPQSDRLKERP from the coding sequence ATGATGGTCTTTAACCTGTTGCAATACCCGGCCTTGGTCAGTCAGCGCCGAAGCATTCACAGAAGGTGGACCTCATGGGCTGGCTTGTTGGCAGGCAGCCTTGTGGCCGTTGGGGTGGTGCTTCAGGTGCAGGAAAAACAAGAGCGACTGTCGCAAGAGCGTGCCTTGTTGGACTCTCGTTTGCAGCTCGCTCAGAACCAGCTGGCTTCGGACAAGGCTCTTCAGGCGCAGCGCAACACTTGGCAGCAGCAAGATGCGCATCTTCAGTTGCTCATTGCGCAGCAACGGCGCTGGGAGGCTTTGTTCCAGGCCCTCTTGCAGGAAACAGGGCCAGACACCGTGCAGCTGCAGCGACTGCAGTTCGATGCGCAAACGCTGGAGTTGCACGGCCAGGCCAAGGATGCGCAGCGCATGGCCTTGGCGCGTGCGCGTTTGTCGTTGCCAGGGCTTGCGCCTTCGCCAGAAGTCGCTTGGATGCTGGTCAGCATGGTGAACGCCTCAGTCACAGACAAGGAGCTTGCACCTGCTGCTTTGGAATTTGTATGGCGGACCGATTGGCCACAGGTGGGCTCGGCTGCCCTGTCAGCACCTCCAGTGCAAAACCCGCAGTCCGATCGGCTCAAGGAGCGGCCATGA
- a CDS encoding shikimate kinase, with amino-acid sequence MSIIFVGLPGSGKTTIGRQLARRLGLPFVDSDHVIEHRLGCSIREFFAREGEDSFRDLEQEVIDELTQTHHGVIATGGGAVLRESNRRHMHERGQVIYLRSTPEDVFRRVRHDNARPLLQVDDPLGRLRTLFEARDPLYREAAHFVIETGRPSVAMLVNMICMQLELAGHLPMRNSAGHSART; translated from the coding sequence TTGAGCATCATCTTTGTGGGCCTTCCCGGCTCCGGCAAAACCACCATTGGCCGCCAATTGGCGCGTCGTCTGGGCTTGCCCTTTGTCGACTCTGACCATGTGATCGAGCACCGCCTGGGCTGCTCGATCAGAGAGTTTTTTGCGCGCGAGGGTGAGGACAGTTTCCGGGATCTCGAGCAAGAGGTGATTGATGAGTTGACCCAAACGCACCACGGCGTGATTGCCACTGGTGGCGGGGCGGTATTGCGTGAGTCCAATCGCCGCCACATGCACGAACGCGGTCAGGTGATTTACCTGCGTTCCACGCCGGAAGATGTGTTCAGACGCGTGCGGCACGACAATGCCCGCCCTTTGCTCCAGGTGGACGATCCGCTTGGTCGTTTGCGCACCTTGTTCGAGGCGCGTGACCCGCTTTACCGTGAAGCGGCGCACTTTGTGATCGAAACCGGCAGACCCTCCGTGGCCATGTTGGTCAACATGATCTGCATGCAGCTGGAGTTGGCGGGGCACTTGCCCATGAGAAACTCAGCCGGACACTCCGCCCGAACCTGA
- a CDS encoding type IV pilus secretin PilQ, with protein MVTDSGAQTPQSPKPEGSIEAPSSKSAWVRHPVDDHRPISLNFQNVEISTLLQVFAEFTGLNLVATDSVKGQVTVRLTDVPWPQALNIVLQSKGLASRQDGRVLWVAPQHEWAQREKMQLDAQAALEAVSPVQTMSMRLQYARATDVAQRLQGAGLGGGGRWLSGRGSVLAEPRTNQLFISDLPQRLAEVQKLVAQLDIPVRQVLIEARIVEADDQFGQSLGVRLGAGLAVPLRVNQRANTLAVGAGNAETGAGVVTGNQVKLPAGSAGQTLNTPASFAVSLFNAAADRFINVEISALEADGRGKVVSRPRVVTADQTKALIEQGTELPYQTASASGATSITFRKANLKLEVTPQITPDGSVVLEVDVNRDSVGQVTPAGFAINTKHVKTQVRVEDGGTVVLGGIYEETDRNNEAKVPGLGDVPGLGWLFKNRDQTRRKSELLIFLTPRVMADGPVAVPP; from the coding sequence ATGGTGACTGACTCTGGGGCACAAACCCCCCAGTCGCCCAAGCCCGAGGGCTCGATCGAGGCCCCATCCAGCAAGAGCGCTTGGGTACGCCACCCCGTGGACGACCATCGTCCCATCAGCCTGAACTTTCAGAATGTCGAAATCAGCACCCTGCTGCAGGTGTTTGCCGAGTTCACCGGCTTGAACCTGGTGGCGACCGACAGTGTGAAAGGGCAGGTGACCGTGCGCCTGACCGATGTGCCCTGGCCCCAAGCATTGAACATTGTGTTGCAGTCCAAAGGTCTGGCTTCGCGTCAAGACGGGCGTGTGCTGTGGGTGGCCCCGCAGCACGAATGGGCCCAGCGCGAAAAAATGCAGCTCGATGCCCAAGCCGCGCTGGAAGCAGTGAGCCCGGTGCAAACGATGAGCATGCGCCTGCAATATGCCCGAGCCACCGATGTCGCCCAGCGCTTGCAAGGGGCTGGATTGGGTGGAGGTGGCCGCTGGCTCAGCGGCCGTGGCAGTGTGCTGGCCGAGCCGCGGACCAACCAGTTGTTCATCTCTGACTTGCCCCAGCGCTTGGCAGAGGTTCAGAAACTGGTGGCCCAGTTGGATATTCCGGTGCGGCAGGTGCTGATCGAAGCCCGCATCGTCGAAGCGGATGACCAGTTCGGGCAATCGCTGGGTGTGCGATTGGGCGCGGGACTGGCGGTCCCTTTGCGTGTGAACCAGCGTGCCAACACCTTGGCGGTCGGGGCGGGCAATGCCGAGACCGGCGCTGGGGTGGTGACAGGCAACCAAGTCAAGCTGCCGGCGGGCTCGGCGGGGCAGACCCTGAACACCCCCGCCAGTTTTGCTGTGTCCTTGTTCAACGCAGCGGCCGACCGGTTCATCAACGTGGAGATTTCTGCGCTGGAAGCCGATGGGCGGGGCAAGGTGGTCTCGCGCCCGCGGGTGGTCACGGCCGATCAGACCAAGGCCTTGATTGAGCAAGGTACCGAGTTGCCTTACCAGACCGCCTCGGCCAGTGGTGCGACCTCGATCACCTTTCGCAAAGCCAACCTGAAGCTCGAGGTCACACCCCAAATCACGCCCGATGGCTCGGTGGTCCTGGAGGTGGATGTCAACCGCGACAGTGTGGGCCAGGTCACCCCAGCGGGGTTTGCCATCAACACCAAGCATGTCAAAACCCAGGTGCGGGTCGAGGACGGTGGCACCGTGGTGTTGGGTGGCATCTACGAGGAAACCGACCGCAACAACGAGGCCAAGGTGCCGGGCTTGGGGGACGTGCCGGGCTTGGGCTGGTTGTTCAAGAACCGCGACCAGACTCGGCGCAAAAGCGAGTTGCTGATTTTTCTCACGCCCCGTGTCATGGCCGACGGCCCGGTGGCCGTGCCGCCATGA